The Agrobacterium vitis genome has a segment encoding these proteins:
- a CDS encoding aminotransferase class V-fold PLP-dependent enzyme → MRTGAINLIVSENRMSPAALAALSSDLASRYAAPFYAGTDISQEIVAITEQKAKKLFNAEYVNISPISGSASLMAVVFALTSPGDKVGRVPPFFPGGGYPFNYEVFDRVSLPLPFDDEEWQLDLEATLELLEREKPKLVILGASIFTVPMPVREVADLVHSYGGIVAYDGSHSLGLIVGKQYQDPLNEGADILFGSTHKTFPGPQGGIIVTNSKELNDRIDIVSNFTPLNGPTMICNPHLARIASLGIVIDEVPWERYAEQVVKNSRAFANTLQAKGYEMRGQSTKKFSELSYCHQVLPKLDRQMGQGYRDKLKQHNIHVDGFMRVGTAEITRLGYVEADCTRISEIMAEIVSSNQDVIPSLRHEVVEMNANHQHIVM, encoded by the coding sequence GTGAGAACGGGTGCTATTAACCTGATCGTCAGTGAAAACCGTATGTCTCCGGCCGCGTTGGCGGCCCTGAGTTCCGACCTTGCGTCCCGCTATGCGGCGCCATTTTATGCCGGCACCGATATTTCCCAGGAAATCGTCGCGATTACCGAGCAGAAGGCCAAAAAACTTTTTAACGCCGAGTATGTGAATATTTCCCCGATTTCCGGTAGTGCGAGCCTGATGGCCGTTGTATTCGCGCTGACCTCACCGGGCGACAAGGTCGGGCGTGTCCCGCCTTTCTTTCCAGGTGGCGGATATCCCTTCAATTACGAAGTGTTTGACCGGGTTTCCTTGCCGCTTCCGTTCGATGACGAAGAGTGGCAGCTCGATCTCGAAGCCACTCTGGAGCTGCTTGAGCGGGAAAAGCCGAAGCTGGTCATTCTTGGCGCGTCGATCTTCACCGTTCCCATGCCGGTGCGCGAAGTGGCCGATCTGGTGCATAGCTATGGCGGCATCGTCGCCTATGATGGCTCCCATAGTCTGGGCCTGATCGTTGGCAAGCAGTATCAGGACCCGCTCAACGAGGGCGCCGATATTCTGTTTGGCTCGACCCACAAGACATTCCCCGGTCCGCAGGGGGGCATTATCGTTACCAACAGCAAAGAATTGAACGATCGCATCGACATCGTCTCCAATTTCACGCCGTTGAATGGACCGACGATGATTTGCAATCCGCATCTGGCGCGCATTGCCTCGCTGGGCATCGTCATCGATGAAGTGCCGTGGGAGCGTTATGCCGAGCAGGTGGTGAAGAATTCCCGCGCCTTCGCCAACACGCTGCAAGCCAAGGGCTATGAGATGCGGGGCCAGTCCACCAAGAAATTCTCGGAATTATCCTATTGCCATCAGGTGCTGCCCAAGCTCGACCGGCAGATGGGTCAGGGATATCGCGACAAGCTGAAGCAGCATAACATTCATGTGGATGGCTTTATGCGGGTCGGCACGGCGGAAATTACCCGTCTTGGTTATGTCGAAGCCGATTGCACCCGCATTTCTGAAATCATGGCCGAGATCGTCT